In one window of Methanosarcina vacuolata Z-761 DNA:
- a CDS encoding TOBE domain-containing protein yields MKLSARNVLKGKVKSIIPGMVNTEIVIELPEGTEITSIITKTSAENLNLKVGSEVYAAFKASSVMIATD; encoded by the coding sequence ATGAAACTAAGCGCACGCAATGTTTTAAAAGGTAAGGTTAAAAGCATTATCCCCGGAATGGTAAACACTGAAATCGTAATTGAATTGCCAGAGGGAACGGAAATCACTTCTATCATCACAAAAACATCAGCTGAAAATCTGAACTTAAAAGTAGGAAGCGAGGTTTACGCAGCATTCAAAGCCTCAAGTGTGATGATAGCCACAGACTAA
- a CDS encoding formylmethanofuran dehydrogenase subunit B has translation MIHKNIVCPVCGAACDDIQVEIKNGKIEAKNVCKMGISRFNEITSPRRFKQPLLKFGGKLRPVSWDGALQIAADILFSAKRPLISIGSETSCEAHEVGLMIGEYLGAIVDTIGNGATVMGTQEAGKVGATEGQKKNRADLLVYWGTNPLESMPRQMSRYGVFPRGYWTKRGRFDRTIITVDPRKTLTAKASDLHVQLKPDSDYELISALLTLLHGKTPHHSIEKITGVPVSVMEEMLNMMKNCNFGTISVGVGLSSSPGKYRNIEIAMNLVKELNKYSKFTIGVIRSNCNAAGFNQVASYMYGYPFGLDFMRGHPRYNPGEFTTVDLLREKDVDAAFIICADLLSQVPPDCAAYLKEIPLICLDTIPCPTTSISDIVLPGVVDSMECEGTFYRLDDVPIYFEPFLDSPFKFTQSNEDTLKQLFEIIKGKQNQDSIYQDSIFPVTYIDDPKTQNCSSGSQISSVQ, from the coding sequence ATGATTCACAAAAACATAGTCTGTCCGGTTTGCGGAGCTGCCTGCGATGATATCCAGGTTGAAATCAAGAACGGAAAGATTGAAGCTAAAAATGTATGTAAGATGGGAATTTCCAGATTTAATGAGATAACAAGTCCCCGAAGATTTAAGCAGCCCCTTCTAAAGTTCGGAGGAAAACTAAGGCCGGTTTCCTGGGACGGAGCCCTTCAGATAGCCGCAGACATCCTGTTTTCGGCAAAACGCCCCCTAATTTCCATAGGCAGCGAAACTTCCTGCGAAGCACATGAAGTGGGGCTTATGATAGGGGAATATCTGGGTGCAATCGTTGATACAATCGGCAATGGGGCCACAGTGATGGGAACTCAGGAAGCTGGAAAAGTCGGTGCAACTGAAGGACAGAAGAAAAACAGGGCCGACCTTCTGGTTTACTGGGGGACCAATCCACTTGAATCCATGCCCAGGCAAATGTCCAGATATGGGGTTTTCCCGAGAGGTTACTGGACAAAACGCGGGCGTTTTGACAGGACAATCATTACTGTAGACCCAAGAAAAACTCTAACTGCTAAAGCTTCTGACCTGCACGTGCAGCTTAAACCGGACTCCGACTATGAGCTAATAAGTGCACTCCTAACGCTTTTACATGGAAAAACGCCTCATCATTCCATAGAAAAGATAACAGGAGTTCCCGTTTCTGTTATGGAAGAGATGCTTAATATGATGAAGAACTGCAACTTTGGGACTATCTCAGTTGGAGTTGGACTGTCTTCATCCCCCGGGAAGTACAGGAATATTGAAATTGCCATGAACCTTGTGAAAGAGCTGAACAAATATTCCAAATTTACCATTGGAGTTATCCGCAGTAACTGCAACGCTGCAGGTTTTAATCAGGTTGCTTCCTACATGTACGGTTATCCCTTCGGGCTTGACTTCATGCGCGGACACCCACGTTACAACCCTGGAGAATTCACAACCGTAGATTTGCTTCGAGAAAAGGACGTGGATGCAGCTTTCATAATATGTGCCGATCTTTTGAGTCAGGTACCCCCTGACTGTGCAGCTTACCTTAAAGAAATTCCTTTGATCTGCCTGGATACAATTCCCTGCCCAACTACGTCTATCTCAGACATTGTGCTTCCGGGAGTCGTTGACTCCATGGAATGTGAAGGGACTTTCTACAGGCTTGACGATGTGCCTATTTACTTTGAACCGTTCCTCGATTCTCCATTTAAATTCACTCAGAGTAATGAAGATACCTTAAAACAGCTCTTTGAGATAATAAAAGGGAAACAAAACCAGGACAGTATTTATCAGGACAGTATTTTTCCGGTTACATACATTGATGACCCTAAAACTCAAAATTGCTCTTCTGGATCTCAGATTTCGAGTGTTCAGTAA